AGGTCCGGACATGAGACCCAAGGTCATGGTCGGCGCCGCCCTGGGCCTGGTCGGCGTGCTCGCCGCCGGGTGCGGCGGCAGCAGCGGCAACCCCGGTGAGGTCGTCTTCTGGGACACCAGCGGTTCCGCGGAGAGCGGGGTGTTCCGGGAGATCGCGGCCGACTGCGCGCGCACCGGCGGCTACCAGGTGCGCGTCGAAACGGTCGCATTCGACCAGGCGCTGAACAACTACAAGACCGCGGCGCAGGGCGGGCAGGGACCGGACGTGCTGCGCTCCGACGTCGGCTGGGTCGCCCAGCTCGCGAAGGCCGGGCTGATCCAGGACCTCTCGGACACCCCGCTGGCCGCCGACACCGCCGATTTCCTGCCCGCACCGCTGGAATCCACCAAGCACGAGGGCAAGACCTACGCCGTCCCGCAGGTCACCGACGCCTTGGCGCTCTTCTACAACAAGGCCCAGCTGGCGCAGGCGGGCGTCGAACCGCCGAAGAGCTGGGACGAGCTCCGCTCGATCGCGCCCGCGCTCGGCGGCGACCGCGCGCTGTTCATCAACAACGACGAGTACTACGCGCTGCCGTTCCTCTACGCCCACGGCGGCGACCTGGTCGACACCGGATCCCGGATCATCACGGTGAACTCCCCCGAATCCGTGCGCGGGGTGCAGACGGCCAAGGACCTGATCGACGCCAAGGCGGCCCGCACCGCGCTCGACCAGCCGAACTCCTACACCACGATGAAGGCCGCGTTCACCTCCGGCGAGGTGGCGATGGTCATCGACGGGCCGTGGGCGGTCGCGGAGTACACCCAGTCCGAGCAGTTCGCCGATCCGGCCAACCTCGGCATCGCGCCGCTGCCCGGCGCGGGCACCTCACCGGTCGGCGGCCACGACTACGTGATCCGGCAGGGCAGCGACGCCACGGAGTCGGCGGTGAAGTTCGTCCAGTGCATGAGCAGCACCGAGAACCAGGCGAAGATCGCCGCGCAGCTCGGGCTGCTGCCGACCCGCCAGTCCGCCTACGACGACCCCGCGGTGGCGCGGAACCCGGTCGTCTCGGCGTTCCGGCCGCTGGCCGCCGACACGCACGAACGGCCGTGGATCCCGGAGAACGCCGAGCTGCTGGAGCCGCTGCAGACCGCCTACGCCGAGATCCTGGCCGGGCAGAAGGAAACCGGCGCCGCGCTCGACGAAGTCGCGCGGACCTACCAGACCTCCGTCGTCCCCGGCTACGCCCAGCGCTGAGGCCGGCATGCGGAATCTGTTCGCGCGGTACTGGTTCGCCTACGCGATGGTCCTGCCGGTCGTGGTGGTGCTCGCGCTGCTCGTGGCGCTGCCGCTGCTGCAGGGGCTGTTCTTCGGCTTCACCGACATCAACGACACCAACATCGCCAACCCGGTGCTGGACCGCGAGGCGAGCTACGAGTTCACCGGACTCGCCAACTACCTCAACGTGCTCTCCGGCGATCCGGCGTACGGCTCGTTCTGGGCGACGCTGGGGCGCACCGTCATCTGGACCGGCGCCTGCGTGTTCTTCCACTACGCGATCGGCCTGGCGCTGGCGGTGCTGCTCAACCGGCAGCTCCGGTTCCGCGGGCTGTACCGGGTGCTGCTGATCCTGCCGTGGGCGGTGCCGGTGTTCATCAGCGCCTTCGCCTGGCGGTACCTGTTCAACGCCGAGTACGGGCTGATCAACTGGGCGCTGGAGTCGGTGGGACTGCCCGCGCAGGTGTGGCTGGGGCAGTCCGACCTGGCGCTGGTGTCGGTGATCGTCGTCAACGTCTGGCTGGGCGTGCCGTTCATGATGGTGGCGCTGCTGGGCGGGCTGCAGTCGATCCCGGCCGATCTGCACGAGGCCGCCGAGATCGACGGGGCGTCGCCGTGGCAGCGGTTCGTGCACGTGACGCTGCCGGGGCTGCGGTCGGTGTCGAGCTCGGTGGTGCTGCTCGGGGTGATCTGGACGTTCAACATGTTCCCGGTCATCTACCTGATCACCGGCAACAACCCGCACACCCGGATCCTGGTCACCTACGCCTTCGAGCGGTTCTTCTCCGGTGCCACCCGGGATTACGCGATCGCCTCCACCTACGGCGTGCTCGTGCTGTCGGTCCTGCTGGTGTTCGCGACCGTCTACCGCCGCGCGATGCGCAGGCACGGGGAGGTGCTCTGAGATGTCCATCGACGCGGCCTCGCTGCGCGCCACGACCGCGGCGGTCCGGCCGCCGGCGCGGCGCAAGCGCTCCACGGCGGCCAGCATCGGTCTGCACGCGACCTTGGTGGTGGCCTCGCTGATCGCGGTGTTCCCGGTGTTCTGGGTGCTGGTGGTGTCGTTCAAGCCGGACGCCAAGGCCATCGAGCGCACCCCGACGCTGTTCGCCGACTCCACAGTGGACAACTACTGGAACGTGCTGTCCGGCGCGAAGGGCGCGTTCCTGAGCTGGTTCGGCAACTCGGTGCTGATCGCGGCGCTGACCACGGTGCTCGGCGTGCTGCTGGCGGCCACCACCGCCTACGCGGCCAGCCGGTTCCGCTTCCCGGGCAGGCGGTGGCTGCTGCTGTCGTTCCTGGTGGTGCAGATGTTCCCGTTCGCGGTGCTGATCGTGCCGCTGTACAACATCCTGCTGGCGCTGGGCCTGCAGGGCAGCGCGCCCGGCCTGGTGCTGGTGTACTGCAGCACCGCCATCCCGTTCTGCACCTACATGCTGAAGGGCTACTTCGACGGGATCCCCGGTGAGATCGACGAGGCGGGGCGGGTGGACGGGCTCTCGCCGTTCGGCGTGTTCTGGCGGCTGGTCCTGCCGCTGGCCAGGCCGGGCCTGGCGGTGACGGCGTTCTACTCGTTCATCGTGGCCTGGAGCGAGGTGGCCTTCGCCTCGGCGTTCCTGTCCGCCGACGACCGCTCGAAGACCCTGGCGGTGGGCCTGCAGGTGTTCGTCCAGCAGAACCGCGCGGAATGGGGCCACCTGGCGGCGGCATCGGTCCTGGTGGCGGTGCCCGCGGTGCTGGTCTTCTACCTGGTCCAGCGCTTCCTGGTCGGCGGCCTCACCGCGGGCAGCGTCAAGTCCTGAGGCCGGAGCACGCAATTTCAATGGAAATCGGACGTCTGATTTCCATTGAAATCGCGCAGAACCCGACGCACAGTCGGCGTGTCGGGCACCCGACACGCCGACTGTCGTGCAATTTCCATTGAAGTCGAAGACCTGATTTCCATTGAAATCGCACACCTTCCCGGCATCCACCGGCGTGTCGGACTCCGGGCGCACCGACGTCCCGGAAGGCCTGTGGAAACCGGGGAGCCCGGGGTGGTGGCGTGCTCGTGCGCGGGCCTTCGCACCACTACGCTGGCGGCATGACGGCGTTCACGCTCGGTGGTACGACCACGATCCTCGACGGCGGTCTGGCCACCGAGCTGGAGGCGCGCGGGCACGACCTCTCCGACTCGCTGTGGTCGGCCCGGCTGCTGGCCGATTCGCCGGAGGAGATCGTGGCCGCGCACGCCGCGTTCTTCCGCGCCGGGGCCGAGATCGCGACGACGGCGAGCTACCAGGCGAGCTTCGAGGGCTTCGCGGCGCGCGGCATCGAGCGCGACGAGGCCGCCAAGCTGATGCACCGCAGCGTGGAGCTGGCCCGGCTGGCCGGCGACGTCGAGCCGGGACGGCACCGGTGGGTGGCGGCCTCGATCGGTCCTTACGGCGCGATGCTCGCCGACGGCTCGGAGTACCGCGGCCGGTATGGACGCACCAAGCGCGAGCTGCGCGACTTCCACCGGCCACGGCTGGAAGTGCTGGCCGAATCCGTCCCGGACGTCTTCGCGCTGGAGACGGTCCCGGACGTCGACGAGGCGGAAGCCCTGGTCGACGCGCTGGACGGGGTGGAGGTCCCGGCCTGGCTGTCGTTCACCATCGACGGCGACCGCACGCGCGCCGGACAACCGCTGGCGGAGGCCTTCGCCGTCGCCGACGACGCCGCGATCATCGCGGTCGGCGTCAACTGCTCGGCACCCGAGGACGTGCTGCCCGCGATCGAAATCGCCCGCGCCACAACGGAGAAGCCTGTCGTGGTGTACCCGAACAGCGGTGAGGTCTGGGATGCGCAGCGGCGGTCCTGGACCGGTCGCGCGGCTCCGGTCGCTGACCTCGCGCGCAGCTGGCAAGCGGCCGGTGCGCAGCTGATCGGCGGTTGCTGCCGGGTCGGCCCCGAGGACATCTCGGCGATCGCGGAAGCGCTGATTGATCCGGTGGACTGAGCCCGGTTGGGCCGAACCGCCGATCCTGGCACGCTTTTACCTGATAGTTCATCAGAAGGTTCTTTTCCAACCGATACCTTCGCGGTGGAATTCGGTATCCATCGGCGAAAGGGACGGGGCATGCGCCGGATCACCAAGATCGTGGGGGCGGCGGCCGGAGCCGCTCTGCTGTGCCTGGGTGCGACCCAGGTGTCCACCGGGGAACCGCTGGCGATCAGCGGGACGACCGTGTTCACCAAGGGCGAGGGCGGCTACAACTGCTTCCGCATCCCCGCGATCGTGCGCACCCAGGACCGCAGCGCGCTGCTCGCGTTCGCCGAAGCCCGGCGGAACAACTGCGACGACACCGGCTACATCGACGTGGTCCTCAAGCGCTCCACCGATGACGGGAAGTCCTGGCAGAAGCTGGAACTCGTCTCCCCCGGCGACGGCGACACCCGCGGCAACCCGGTGCCGGTCGTGGATCGCGAGACCGGCCGCATCTCGCTGCTCACCACGCACAACCCGGGCCCGGACTGCAACGGCAGCGGTTGCCGCCGAACGCCCTTCCTGCAGCACAGCACGGATCCGAGCGGCAAGCAGTGGACCGAGCCGGTGGCGCAGCCGCAGCTGAAGAAGCCGGAGTGGACCAAGTGGTACGCCACCGGCCCCGGCCACGGCCTGCAGATGACCCGCGGCGAGCACGAGGGCCGGATGGTCGCGGGCATCAACTACGAGGGAGCCGACGGGCTCAAGGGCGCCGGGATCGTGCACAGCGACGACGGCGGCACGACCTGGCAGCTCGGCGCCCTGGACGACCGGACCGGCGAGAAGATCAAGCCGCAGGAGCTCAGCCTGCTGGAGACCGTCGACGCCGAGCTCTACGTCGCCGCCCGCAACCAGGACAACTCCGGGACCACCGTGGCCGACGGCAACCGGGCGCACGCGGTCAGCGCCGACGGCGGCGAGACCTTCCGCGAAACGTTCTCGATCGTGCCGCAGCTGCGCGGACCTGTGGTGCAGGGCTCGGTGGTCCGGCTGCGCGCGACGACCGCCGGTGACCCGAGCAACCTGATCCTGTTCTCCGGGCCGTACAACACCGATCCGAACATGGACCACCGCCGCCACACCATGCGGATCCGCACCTCCTCCGACGAGGGCGCGACCTGGCAGGAGGTCGGCACGGTGGTGGACGCGACGTGGTCGGCGTACTCCGACCTGATCAACCTGGGCGGCGGCTGGGCGGGCCTGCTCTACGAGGCGGGCTCCCAGGAATCGCAGGACGCGCACCAGACGATCCGCTACGCGAGGTTCAGCGAGAACGACCTGGCCCGCTGAGAACCGGTGACCCGTGAGCACTTTGCGGGGCCATAGCGCCACAAAGTGCTCACGGCACCTGCTCAGAGCTTCGCGCCGACGTGCAAGGCGAGTCCCGAGTTCGGCGCGACAGCGGCCGTGAAACCGCCGTCCGCACCGACCTCGACAGTCGCACCGGTGCACGACCCGTTCACCAGCTCGCCGCTCATCACGTCGCAGTAGGTCCCGGCGGGCAACGAGGTCTGGAAGGTCCGGGCGAGCTCGCCGCCTTCCCGGTTGAACACCGCGAATCCCTTGTCCCCGCGGCCGAATGCGATCTGGCCGCCGCCGTTGTCCCACCAGTTCGCCAGCCCGGTGTCCCGCACCGCACCGTGGAACCCGGCCATCCCGGCGATCGCCGGCCGCCGGTGCTCGCACACCCACGCCGAGTTGTCGCAACTGGCCGCCTGCGTGGTGCCGTCCGCCTCGGCGGGCGGCCCGGCGTCGCTGTTGTCGAAGGCGAAACCGGAGATCAGCTGCGGCGTCCCGTACGGGTAGGCGAGCTCGAAGGCGACCGCGAGGTCGTAGGTGACGCCGTCCTTGTAGGTCAGGATCGGCGAGCTGCGCTGCGTGTCGTGGTTGTCGATGAACACCACCGCCTGGTCGCTCGGCAGCGACATCCGCTCCGGCAGGTTCGCCAGCTGCGCCAGCGAGCCGTCCCGGAAGGCGTTGGCGACGACGCCGTAGTAGCCGAACTCGGTCACGTCACCGTTGCCGGTGTACTCCCCCGCCGTCGTCGTGCCGTCCGCGATCACCTCCTGGAAGACGTAGGGCCGCGCGCCGGTGCCGGGAACGTCCTGCAGCGCACCGAAGATCGCGCCGACGTCCTCCGGCGGCATGTGCTTGACGCCGTCCACCCGGAAACCGGAGACACCCAGTCCGATCAGGTCGTTGAGGAAGCCGATCTGGGTGTTGCGCACGTACTCCGACTCGGTCGCCAGGTCCGCCAGGCCGACCAGCTCGCAGTTGCGCACCTCCCACTTGTCCTGGTAGTTGGCGATGTCGCGGCGGCAGCCGTGGAAGTCGGCGTCGGAGTACAGGCCCGGGTAGACGTACTTCTCGAAGGTGGAGCCGCCGCTGCCCGGCCCGCTGCCCGCCGATCCGGAGCCGCTCATGTGGTTCACCACCGCGTCGACGTAGATCTCCACGCCCGCGGCGTTGCAGGTGCGCACCATCGCGGCGAACTGCTCCCGGTCGCCGCGGCGGCTCTCCAGCTGGTAGCTGACCGGCTGGTAGTCCTGGTACCAGGGATGGCCCTTGTCACCGAGCACGACGTGCTCCTGCGGCGGGGACACCTGGACGGCGCCGAATCCCCTGGGCCCCAGGAAGTCGGTGCACTCCCGCGCGACGGAGTCCCACGGCCACTGGAACATCTGGACGATCGGTCCGCGCACCGGAGCGGTGGCGGGCACCTCTGCTGCCCCGGTGGGCACCAGCGCGGTGCCGCCGACCGCCGCGGCGAACGCGAGCAATGCCAATCGCATGACAACCTCCTCAGCTTCGAGCGGGTTGCCATCGATCACATTTTCTTGCGCGAGTTAAGTCAATACGCCATCAGAACCAGGCTTGAGCTGCTCTGATGCCTGCAAAAATTTGCAGACTATGCCAGCAGCGGTGCGACGTCCGTCGCCGCTGCGGCCCCGTAGGCGTCGGTGAAGCGCCGCAGCGCGCGACCGTGGTCCAGCGACCACTCCTGCGTCCCGGTCACCTCCAGGACGTGCACCGCGACCAACGACCCGAGCTGCGCGGCCCGCTCCCACGACAGTCCGCACTGGACCCCGGCGAGGAAACCCGCCCGGAACCCGTCGCCCACCCCGGTCGGATCGACCCGCCCGCGTTCCGGCACCGCGGGCACCAGCAGCCGGGTCCCGTCGCCCGCGACCACCTCCGCGCCCGCCGCGCCGAGCGTGGTGACCCGGACGCCGATCCGCTCCCGCACGTCGGACTCGGTCCACCCGGTCTTCTGCAGCAGCAGGCCCCACTCGTACTGGTTGCTGAACAGGTACTCCGCGCCCTCGACCACCCGCCGCACCTGCGCGCCGTCGAGCCGGGCCAGCTGCTGCGAGGGATCGCTGGCGAACGGGTAGCCGCGCTGCCTGCACTCGTCGGCGTGCCGCAGCATCGCCAGCGGATCGTTCGGGCCGATCAGCACCAGGTCCGCACCGGAGCGGTCGAGCACCGGCGCCAGCTCCACGTTGCGGGCCTCGGCCATCGCGCCGGTGTAGAAGGAGGCGATCTGGTTGAACTCCTCGTCGGTGGTGCACACGAACCGAGCGGTGTGCGCGACCTCCGAGACGTGCACGCCCGAGCAGTCCACGCCGTGGCGCTCCAGCCAGGAGCGGTAGTCGGCGAAGTCATCGCCCACCGCGCCGATCAGCACCGGCCGCTGGCGCAGCACGCCCAGCGCGAAGGCGATGTTGGCCGCGGCACCGCCCCGCCGCACCACGAGGTCGTCGACCAGGAAGCTCAGCGAGACCTGCGCGAGGTTGTCGGCGACGAGCTGGTCGGTGAACCGGCCGGGGAAGTGCATCAGGTGATCGGTGGCGATGCTGCCGGTGACGGCGACGGGCACGGCGACCTCCCGGATGTCGCTGCAGGTGAGCGCACGCGCACCGAGAGTACCGCCGCCGGGGGCGTCCGGCCGCCGCGCGCGACGGCGGACAATGGGGGCATGCGCGAAGTGGAGATCCGGGACGACGTGATCCGGCTCGGCCAGCTGCTGAAGCTGTCCGGCCTGGTCGAGCACGGTGCGGAGGCGAAGGAGGTCCTGGAGGAAGGCCTGGTCCAGGTCAACGGCGCGGTGGAGACCCGCCGCGGCAAGCAGCTCACCGAAGGCGACGAGATCGTCCTGGGCTCCGAGATCATCCGGGTCGTCACCCGCTGAACCGCTGGTGCGCGGCGGTGGTCGTCCTTGCCACCACCGCCGCTCACGACGAGCTCAGAGCGCTTCGTGGACGATCCGGCCGTCGACGACCGTGCAGACCACCGGGAGTTCCGGCAGGTCCTGCGGGGCGCAGGTCAGCGGATCGCCGTCGAACACCGCCAGATCCGCTCGCATGCCGACCCGGATCCGCCCGGACACCCGCTCCTCCCCCGCGCCGTACGCGGCCTCGGTGGTGTACCCGGCGAGCGCCTGCTGCGCGGTGAGCGCCTGCTCCGGCAGCACCGGCGCCCGGTCCGGCTCGCCGACCGGACGGCGCAGCCGGGCACCGGCCATGATCTCCCGCGGGTCGTAACCGGCGATCGGCCAGTCGGAACCGAGCGCGACGTGCCCGCCCGCGGCGAGGACGTCCCGGTAGCGCCAGGCCCGGCCGCAGCGCTCCTCGCCGATGCGCGTCGACCAGTTGTCGGTGTGGTCGGGCAGCGTCCAGTCCATGTGCGTCGGCTGCATGGAGGCCACCACGTCCAGCTCGGCGAACCTGGTGACGTCGCCGTCCTGGAGCAGTTCGACGTGCTCGATGCGGTGCCTGCCGCCGGCAACGCGCCCGGCGGCGGCGTAGGTGTCCAGCGCGAAGGACACCGCCCGGTCGCCGATCGCGTGCGTCCAGCACGGCAGCCCCAGGTCCACCGCCTGCTGCACGGCCTCCGCGTAGGCCCGCTCCTCGCGCCACACCGGAACGGTGCCCGCACCGTGCGAGTCCGGGTGGCACAGCCACGCGCTGCCGCCGTCGATGGTCCCGTCGAGGAAGAACTTGACCGCGCCCGTGCGCCACATCCGGCCGGGCCGGCTGCGCAGGTCCTGGACGATCTCGAGCGTGTCCTCGACCGTTCCAGGCAGGCACCACGGCGCCACCAGCGTCCGAACGGTCAGCTCGCCGCTCTCGTCGAGCATCTCGAACAGCTCGTCGGTGCCCGGCCAGACCGCCAGGTCCAGCATGTGCGCACCGGTGATGCCGACCGCGTTCTGCGCGCGGTGCAGGTCGGCGACGCGACGCGCGAGTTCGGTCAGCTCCAGCGCGGGAACGGCGGCGTCGCCGTACCGCACCGCCGAGGTCTCGTGCAGCTCGCCGGTGGGCGTGCCGTCCGGGTCGACGACCACCTCCGAGCGGTCGGCGAACTCCACCGGGCCGGTGATCCCGGCCTGCCGCAGTCCCCTGGTGTTCATCAGCGCGGTGTGCGCGTCGATCAGCGTCAGCATCGCCGGGTGATCGCCGATGGCGTCGTCGATGTGCTTGCGGTGCAACCAGTCCGGCAGGAAGGCGTTGTACTCCAGGCCGTATCCGATCAGCCATTCGTCCCGCGCCAGCCGGGCGCTCTCCGCGCGCAGCCTCGCCTGGAGCTCACCGAGGTCCACCACGCCCTTCAGGTCGACGCCGCGCATGTCGGCGACGCCGTGCACCGGGTGCTGGTGGGAATCGACCAGACCAGGCGTGACGGTCCGCCCCGATCCGTCGATCACCTGCGTCCGCCGTCCGATGTGCTCGCCGACGTCGTCGCCGACCGCGCAGATGCGACCGTCCCGGACCGCCACCGCGCTCACCGGCGGTCCGTCCATGGTGATCACCCGCGCTCCGGTGATGACGAGGTCCGCAATGGTCACTGTGCACTCCGATCTGCGAAGGAACTGCTTCCGACGACCCGGTCGCGGGGCTTGGCCACCACGAAGTAGACGAGTCCGGCGAGGATGATCAGCGCCGTGCCCAGCGGGGCGGCCCACACCTGGTACCAGGGGGCGTCCACCGGGGCGAGCAGCGCGCGGGGCCAGGTGATGTTGACGAACTCGAACGCCAGCCACAGCACCGCACCGACGTTGAGCACGGTGCCCAGCCGTCCCAGCCGGACGTGTCCGCCCGGCACCCACGTCCCGCGCAGCCGCGCCACCAGAGCGGCGAAGGCGACCAGCAGGAAGGTCAGGTAGAAGGCGGACGTGCCGAAGGTGATGACGCTGCCGATGGCGGCGGTGTCCAACGCCAGCAGCAGCCCGACGCAGGCCACCGCGGTCACCGCGATCGCGCCGCCGATCGGTGCCTGGCTCTTCCGGCTCACCGTCCGCAGGAGCTTCGACATCGGGAGCACGTCGTCGCGCGCGACCGAGTACAGCGCCCGCGCCGTCGATCCCTGCGCGGCCAGCCCGCACGCCAGGAACGCGATGATCACCACGACGACGAAGGGCTTGGCCGACCAGTCGCCGAAGGACGCCACGACGGCGGTCGTCACCGGATCGGCGTCGGCCCCGGCCACCACGCCGGCCGGGTCGGGGTGGGTGAGCACCACCGCGAAGGCGTTGAGGATCACCAGCAGGCCGACGCTGAGCAGCGCGATCCAGATCGCCCGCGGCACGTGGCGGGTGGCGTTGCGGGTCTCCTCCGAGGTCGACACGCAGGCGTCGAAGCCGATGAACGCCCAGCCCCCGACGGCCACCGCCGCGACGAACGCGGCGAACCCGGAACCCTCGAACAGCGCCTCGGTGCCGAAGCTCTCGGTCAGGATCGACCACGGCTGCGACCGGAACACCAGCAGCAGCGCGACGCCGACCAGCACCGAGGCGATGATCTCGGCCACCACTCCCACCGCCAGCGCGCGACGCAGCACGTCCACCCCGAGCATGTTGATCAGCGAGCACCCCACCACGAACGCCGCCGCGGCCACGACCAGCTGGTTCGGTGTCGGGGTGACGCCGACGAGGGTGAAGACCCACGGTGCGGACAGGTAGGCGATCGTGGTGTTGGCCAGCAGGCTGGAGCACAGCGAGATCCAGCCGGTGAACCAGGCGTAGGACGGGCCGACCAGCCGCCGGGTCCACTGGTACGCGCCGCCCGAGATCGGGAACTCCGAGGAGAGTTCGGAGTAGAGCGCCAGCAGCAGGCACTGCCCGAGCAGGCAGACCGGCAGCGCCCACACCCATCGGGGCCCGGCGATCGTCGCACCGACCAGCACCACCGCGTAGAGCCCCACGACCGGGGAGATGGTCGCGAAACCCATCGTGATGTTGCCGAGCACGCCCAGTCCGCGCTTCAGCTCGGGCTCGTAGCCGAGTTCGCGCAGCCGCGCCGAATCCTCGTCCACGTCGTTCCTGGTAGCCGGGGTTCTCATGCCTGCGTCCTCCTTCGGACGGGCCCAACCTAACTAAGTTAGGCTGGGACTGTAGGCCACCGGCGGGAGTTAGGGAAGCCCCGGGAGCCACCGGATCCCGGCACCGGGCCGCGCTCGGGAACAATGGGCCGCGTCCAGGATCACGGAGGAGGACCGGTGCCCCAGACCAGGCGCGGCTCGCTGACGAGGCGCGAGATCGGGCTGGCCGCGCTCGCGGTCGTCGACGAAGAAGGCGCCGAAGCACTGACCGTCCGGCGCATCGCGGCCAGGCTGGGAGTGCGAGCACCGTCCCTGTACTCGCACGTCGACGGCAAGGACGACATCCTCGAACTGATCACCGAGATCATCACGGCGGACATGCCCGCCCTGGACCTGCACCCCGCCGACTGGCGCGCCGGCCTGCTGAACTGGGCCCGCACCTATCACGCGGCCTTCGCCGAGCACCCCAACGCGGTGGGGATCATCGCCCGGCGCGCGGTGACCATCACCGAGTCCCGCCAGGCCTACGAGGACGTCATCGCGATGCTCGTCGAGGCGGGCATGGGACCGGCGGCGGCACTGCGCGTGGTGCTCGGCATCGACTACGTGGTCCTCGGCTCGATCCTCGCGCCGTTCTCCCCGGCCTTCGACCAACCGCTGGGCGAGGACTTCCCGCTCCTGCGCACCGCGATCCGCGCCACCGAACCGGCCGAGGTCAACCGCACCGCCTTCCGCGAAGCGGTGCAGTCCTACATCCGGGGCATCCCGGACCCCGCCTGAGCACCTCCGCCGGGAAGCGGAAGTCTTGCGCGCACACGACTGAGGCCGGCAC
This portion of the Saccharopolyspora antimicrobica genome encodes:
- a CDS encoding APC family permease, whose product is MRTPATRNDVDEDSARLRELGYEPELKRGLGVLGNITMGFATISPVVGLYAVVLVGATIAGPRWVWALPVCLLGQCLLLALYSELSSEFPISGGAYQWTRRLVGPSYAWFTGWISLCSSLLANTTIAYLSAPWVFTLVGVTPTPNQLVVAAAAFVVGCSLINMLGVDVLRRALAVGVVAEIIASVLVGVALLLVFRSQPWSILTESFGTEALFEGSGFAAFVAAVAVGGWAFIGFDACVSTSEETRNATRHVPRAIWIALLSVGLLVILNAFAVVLTHPDPAGVVAGADADPVTTAVVASFGDWSAKPFVVVVIIAFLACGLAAQGSTARALYSVARDDVLPMSKLLRTVSRKSQAPIGGAIAVTAVACVGLLLALDTAAIGSVITFGTSAFYLTFLLVAFAALVARLRGTWVPGGHVRLGRLGTVLNVGAVLWLAFEFVNITWPRALLAPVDAPWYQVWAAPLGTALIILAGLVYFVVAKPRDRVVGSSSFADRSAQ
- a CDS encoding TetR/AcrR family transcriptional regulator, producing the protein MPQTRRGSLTRREIGLAALAVVDEEGAEALTVRRIAARLGVRAPSLYSHVDGKDDILELITEIITADMPALDLHPADWRAGLLNWARTYHAAFAEHPNAVGIIARRAVTITESRQAYEDVIAMLVEAGMGPAAALRVVLGIDYVVLGSILAPFSPAFDQPLGEDFPLLRTAIRATEPAEVNRTAFREAVQSYIRGIPDPA